The Leptospira andrefontaineae genomic sequence ATCGACCTTTCAGACGACGCTCCTATCATCAAGATGGTGAACGTGATCCTTTCTCAAGCGGTAAATGAGAGGGCTTCCGATATTCACGTAGAACCTTACGAAAAAAGCCTAGTGGTTCGTTATAGGATAGATGGTATTCTGCATAATGTTTTGACTCCCCCTAAGTCTTATCATGCAGGGATCACTTCTCGTATTAAGATCATGTCCAACCTGAACATTGCAGAGAATAGATTACCTCAAGACGGTAGGATCAAACTCAGACTTGCAGGAAAGGATGTGGATATCCGGGTTTCTACAATTCCTTGTCAGTTCGGAGAACGTATCGTTATGCGTCTCTTGAATAAAACCGATCAGAAATATTCCTTGGAAACAATGGGATTCTATCCGGATCTTGTAAAAACACTTCGTACTCTAATTTACGAACCACACGGTATTATCTTAGTAACCGGTCCTACTGGATCCGGTAAATCCACCACGTTATATTCCGCTCTAACTGAGCTGAATACTGAAGAAAGAAATATCATCACCTGCGAAGATCCAGTGGAATATCAGATAGATGGTGTTTCTCAAATGCAGATGCAGGAGAAGATCGGACTCACATTTGCGACCGGGTTACGCGCTATTTTACGTCAGGACCCGGACGTTATCATGGTGGGGGAGATCCGGGATGAGGAAACTGCTAGGATCGCGATCCAAGCTTCCTTAACCGGTCACTTGGTATTTTCCACTTTGCACACCAACGATGCGGCTTCTGCTGCCACAAGACTTGTGGATATGGGAATTGAACCTTATCTTATTACTTCTACAGTATTGGGATTTATGGCCCAACGACTTGTAAGAACTATATGCAAAGAATGTAAAACTTCTTATAAGCCTACACCTCAGGAATTGGAATCCATCGGAATTTCCAAGAAGGATCTAAAAGGTGGAGTTTTATACAAAGGCAAAGGTTGTTCACATTGTATGAACACCGGGTTTAAGGGAAGAACAGGGGTTTATGAACTTCTGATCATAGACAGTAAGATCAAAAATGCAATACTTGCCGGATCGGATACGAACAAGATCAATGATGTCGCTTTAGAAAACGGATTTGCTACCATGAGAGATTATGGTATCCGAAAAGTATTGGATGGAGTTACCACCCCGGATGAAGTTCTAAGGGTGACTTAAGTTTTCCTTCCATGGCACTTTTTACTTATACTGCGTTTAACAAAAAAGGAAAGGAAGAGAAGGGGATTATAGATGCCCCCAATATCCAATCCGCAAGAGCAAAACTTAAAGGAAAAGGTCTATACGTTCGCCAAATTTCAGAAGATGCGGAAAGAAAGGACAGAGAACTTTTTCCATTCTTAGCAAAACTTCTTTATAGAGTTCCTAAAAAGATCATAGGTCTTTTTTCCAGACAGCTCGGAACTCTTTTGGGTGCAGGTATTCCTTTAGATAAATCTCTTTCCAGTATTATTGAACAAACTGACCACGAAGTATTTCGTAAAGTAGTGATCGCGATGCAGGCGGATATTACCGAAGGAAGTTCTTTATCCGATTCGATGAGAAAACATCCGGATGTATTTCCGAACCAGTATCCTTCTCTTGTTTCCGTAGGAGAAAGAACAGGTGATTATGAAACTGCACTCATGCGTCTTGCTGAGATGGAAGAAAAAAACCTACAGTTAAAAGGTAAGGTCACAACAGCGCTTGTTTATCCGGGAATTATTTTCTGTCTTTTACAGATCGTTATCATATTCCTACTTACCACAGTAGTTCCTCAGATCGAACATCTATTCGTAGAGTTTAATGCAACACTTCCTATGATTACTCAGATCGTAATCGGAAGTTCCAAACTTCTGACGGGGTATTGGTTTCTTATCTTTCCTGCAATCGGTGCAATG encodes the following:
- the gspE gene encoding type II secretion system ATPase GspE; translation: MKTLGDILVEDGVISAKDLEDSLKLQKKNHLPLGHILQKKGIAGEVDVLKAMARLYKMEFREKLDFKGMEEVYDRIPLKLIQKSKIVPFELNKKNVKIAVSDPTDLHPMDDVRSALKEFKIEFILAPEPEVMRLIHSQFDTTSAAAKDMLNEMEGSFSELAEGFDNETIDLSDDAPIIKMVNVILSQAVNERASDIHVEPYEKSLVVRYRIDGILHNVLTPPKSYHAGITSRIKIMSNLNIAENRLPQDGRIKLRLAGKDVDIRVSTIPCQFGERIVMRLLNKTDQKYSLETMGFYPDLVKTLRTLIYEPHGIILVTGPTGSGKSTTLYSALTELNTEERNIITCEDPVEYQIDGVSQMQMQEKIGLTFATGLRAILRQDPDVIMVGEIRDEETARIAIQASLTGHLVFSTLHTNDAASAATRLVDMGIEPYLITSTVLGFMAQRLVRTICKECKTSYKPTPQELESIGISKKDLKGGVLYKGKGCSHCMNTGFKGRTGVYELLIIDSKIKNAILAGSDTNKINDVALENGFATMRDYGIRKVLDGVTTPDEVLRVT
- a CDS encoding type II secretion system F family protein encodes the protein MALFTYTAFNKKGKEEKGIIDAPNIQSARAKLKGKGLYVRQISEDAERKDRELFPFLAKLLYRVPKKIIGLFSRQLGTLLGAGIPLDKSLSSIIEQTDHEVFRKVVIAMQADITEGSSLSDSMRKHPDVFPNQYPSLVSVGERTGDYETALMRLAEMEEKNLQLKGKVTTALVYPGIIFCLLQIVIIFLLTTVVPQIEHLFVEFNATLPMITQIVIGSSKLLTGYWFLIFPAIGAMVIGFFFYKSTPEGKEKWEKFVLRIPIIRTLNKKVLISNFARNLGILLTNRVPLIISLQIVEQIVNHSVFGQEIRNACDRIREGEKLSAAFTGSEILPQLVIGMMSAGEVSDRVPEMLNKLAEIYDQEVDSALKNATQAIEPLMLVFMGFAIGIIMAAIIVPMFSLTQNLQGI